A region of Persephonella hydrogeniphila DNA encodes the following proteins:
- a CDS encoding nitrate reductase cytochrome c-type subunit, with translation MLKKKWKLLMAIPAMGISISLIGCQPGGTAAKGKAISSEELSYRKAPLTVNTAPPPVEFPKAPPGQSKRFQRAYENAPPMIPHSVEGLLPITQKNNACLGCHDPKVAKSVGATPVSPTHFIDFFQLIKGKVVKLNKLDPARWNCVQCHAPQANAKPLVQNTFRPDYRNPETKKKTILNKNVFEGVY, from the coding sequence ATGCTTAAGAAAAAATGGAAATTACTGATGGCTATCCCAGCAATGGGAATATCTATATCTTTGATAGGCTGTCAGCCAGGAGGAACTGCTGCTAAAGGAAAAGCGATTTCTTCAGAGGAACTCTCTTACAGAAAAGCGCCCCTTACTGTAAATACAGCTCCACCACCTGTTGAGTTTCCTAAAGCACCACCGGGACAGTCTAAGAGATTTCAGAGGGCTTATGAAAATGCTCCACCAATGATTCCCCACAGCGTAGAAGGACTACTTCCGATTACACAGAAAAACAATGCATGTCTTGGATGCCACGATCCAAAAGTTGCTAAATCCGTTGGAGCAACTCCTGTGTCTCCAACTCACTTTATCGATTTCTTCCAGCTCATTAAAGGTAAGGTTGTTAAACTGAACAAACTTGATCCTGCAAGATGGAACTGTGTACAGTGTCATGCTCCGCAGGCAAATGCTAAGCCGCTAGTTCAAAACACATTCAGACCTGATTACAGAAATCCGGAAACCAAAAAGAAAACTATTCTTAACAAAAATGTATTTGAAGGGGTGTATTAA
- the napH gene encoding quinol dehydrogenase ferredoxin subunit NapH: protein MSNNVLYKNRYLIARRIVQVSILLLYIAGNVYGWKILQGNLSSSRLFDLIPLADPYAVLQLFVAGTILATDVIVGALIVLAFYSLIGGRAFCSWVCPINMVTDFANWLRVKTGLHREEWQLRLSRKARYWILGLSLVVSFIIAAPAFEFISPISMLHRGLIFGMGFGWAAVAGVFLFDLFVTKNGWCGHICPLGGFYSLVTKPSVIRVKHDADKCTLCMNCKNVCPEKQVLWMIGKESVFVTSGECINCARCIEVCNDDALNFGLRYKPQKEEKENA from the coding sequence ATGTGCTGTATAAGAATAGGTATCTGATTGCAAGGAGGATTGTACAGGTGTCAATTCTCCTCCTTTACATAGCAGGAAATGTATATGGATGGAAAATACTACAGGGAAACCTCAGTTCCTCAAGACTATTTGATCTGATACCTCTGGCTGACCCGTATGCTGTACTGCAGTTGTTTGTAGCTGGAACTATACTTGCAACAGATGTTATTGTTGGAGCCTTGATAGTTCTTGCCTTTTATTCTCTGATTGGAGGAAGGGCTTTTTGTAGCTGGGTATGTCCTATAAATATGGTTACAGATTTTGCAAACTGGCTGAGAGTGAAAACAGGACTTCACAGAGAAGAATGGCAGTTGAGGCTGTCAAGGAAAGCAAGGTACTGGATACTTGGACTGAGTTTAGTTGTTTCTTTTATTATTGCGGCACCGGCTTTTGAGTTTATCAGCCCAATCTCAATGCTCCACAGGGGACTGATATTCGGAATGGGATTTGGATGGGCTGCTGTTGCTGGTGTATTTCTGTTTGACCTTTTTGTAACAAAAAATGGCTGGTGCGGGCATATATGTCCATTAGGTGGCTTTTATTCCCTTGTTACAAAACCATCTGTCATAAGAGTAAAACATGATGCTGACAAATGTACCTTGTGTATGAACTGTAAGAATGTATGTCCAGAGAAACAGGTTCTCTGGATGATTGGTAAAGAGAGCGTCTTCGTTACTTCGGGGGAATGCATTAACTGTGCAAGATGTATAGAAGTTTGCAACGATGACGCTCTGAATTTTGGTCTTAGATACAAACCACAAAAGGAGGAGAAGGAAAATGCTTAA